In the Aggregatilinea lenta genome, CAGCACCAGATCCACCAACTGCTCTGCCTGGGGCACGTTCACCTGGAAGAAGCCGCCCGCCGTCACGCGGAAGGTCCGCCCCTTCACCACGTAATCGACGTGGCTGGAGCCGATCAGGTTCGCCGGTTCGTTGTCGCTCAGCAGAAAATTGACCGAGATCGGCAGCGTGACTTCCAGCTCCGGCAGCTCGTCGTCCTTGGTGCTGAGGATCACCATCGCCGCGCCGTCCGTGTCCACCTGAAGCCGCACGCGATCCAGCTCCGGGATGTCGAGGTTCAGCTCGTAGAACAGGTCGAGCAGATCCTGGCGCAGGATCGGGCATTCTTCGATGGCAATCAGGGAATGGCCGTCCGTGCGGACGTAACACAGGTTGCCGTCTTCGTCGACGTGGAAGGTGGCGTTCGAGCGGTACTGCCACGGTTCGGGGCTGGGCAGGGTGGGGCGCACAGGCGGCCTGTGGAACCCGCCGATGCGCGTGAGCTGGTCGACGACCACGTCGCGCTTGAAGCTCAACTGGGCATCGTAACGGATGTGCTGGAAATGGCAGCCGCCGCATTCCCCCGGACCAAAATGCATACAGCGCGGCGTGACCCGCTCCGGCACGGTCTTCAGCACGTCCGTCGCTTCGGCAAAGGCGAAGCCCTTGCGGTCGTCCACCACGCGCGCGCGAATCCGCTCGCCGGGGATGACGTAAGGCACAAAAATCACCCGGCGACCATCGCGCCCCAGGGCGTTGCCACCGTGAACCATCTCCTCTAACCGGAGATCGAAATTATCGTCAGCCACTTATTTATCCCGCTGTTGTGATTATACAAATAAAACACAGGAGATCCTGTCACATTTAATGTTAGCCGGAACAGCCTTATAGCGCCACTCTCCAATTCTGTTCAGACATGGCAGCGGTTAGATTGGCTTCATCCGAAACAAACAAATGGGAGAAGAATTAATTAACGCAACGCCTAAGTCCGTGGGGTGCCGGGAAGGTACACATAGCAGGTGCGACCAGCGCGCATCAGGGACGGCGCTCACCGCCATGTGTCTCTCCCAGGCGGCGCTGAAGCTCAGCGTGGGCCTCGGCGCGGGCGCGCTTATTCATATGTGGGGTCGGGTCTTCGTGGCCGATGAGTTGCTCGTAGGCCATGCGCAGTACGGAGGCGCTGTGACGCCACGCGTGATGCCGCACGACCCACTCGCGCCCGTGCTCCCCGATGTCCTGGCCCAGGCCGGAGTTGTTGAGGATGGATAGCACGGCGTCGGCGAACGCCTGCGGTGATTCGCGGATCAGCATGTGTTTGCCGTCCGTGGCGCCCAGGCCCTCGCAGCCG is a window encoding:
- a CDS encoding class I SAM-dependent RNA methyltransferase, whose protein sequence is MADDNFDLRLEEMVHGGNALGRDGRRVIFVPYVIPGERIRARVVDDRKGFAFAEATDVLKTVPERVTPRCMHFGPGECGGCHFQHIRYDAQLSFKRDVVVDQLTRIGGFHRPPVRPTLPSPEPWQYRSNATFHVDEDGNLCYVRTDGHSLIAIEECPILRQDLLDLFYELNLDIPELDRVRLQVDTDGAAMVILSTKDDELPELEVTLPISVNFLLSDNEPANLIGSSHVDYVVKGRTFRVTAGGFFQVNVPQAEQLVDLVLARLNLKGRETVLDLYAGVGLFTAFIAERASLVVSVESYPPAVSDADENLADLDNVDLVEGGVEDVLPDLDGPFDAVVLDPPRAGVDARALDELIHLAPRTIVYVSCEPSTLARDAKRLVQKGYELVDVQPVDMFPQTYHIECVAHFRRAR